Proteins from a genomic interval of Equus quagga isolate Etosha38 chromosome 11, UCLA_HA_Equagga_1.0, whole genome shotgun sequence:
- the CCDC42 gene encoding coiled-coil domain-containing protein 42 has product MSLGIMEEEDLAEYFRLQYGERLLQLLQKFPNIEEQLESPSIQLLEKKKEAKIMHQAMEQKKKTFQRRMETLNLRWEELGVKEAQLKAHIQKFEQFIQENDQKRIRALKKANKERELKRQRLRELTKAKQEMAALRLEHQRLSAKLQNYSIFNKFLEKVVENSEFEEIHEVIARYKTLVSMHHDLMQSAQEGQEKIERAKARLARYMEEKDDEILQHNNELARLQMRFDRARSDVIVWESRWAHIQNTAAKKTLLLGTIKMATLNLFQIVSKQLKESTYVSLEDTHKQLDMIQQFIQDLSDIWAEVKKKEQQQIRV; this is encoded by the exons ATGAGTCTGGGCATCATGGAGGAGGAAGACCTGGCCGAGTACTTCCGGCTGCAGTATGGGGAGCGGCTGCTGCAACTGCTGCA GAAGTTCCCCAACATCGAGGAGCAGTTGGAGTCTCCATCCATCCAGCTactggagaagaagaaggaggccAAGATCATGCACCAGGCTATGGAGCAGAAGAAGAAG ACATTTCAGCGCAGAATGGAAACCTTGAACCTGCGCTGGGAGGAACTGGGCGTCAAGGAGGCCCAGCTGAAGGCCCACATCCAGAAGTTTGAGCAATTCATCCAG GAGAACGACCAGAAACGGATCCGCGCCCTGAAGAAAGCCAACAAGGAGCGAGAACTCAAGAGGCAGCGCCTGCGCGAGCTGACCAAGGCCAAGCAGGAGATGGCAGCCCTGCGGCTGGAGCACCAGCGGCTGAGCGCCAAGCTACAGAACTACTCCATCTTCAACAAGTTCCTGGAGAAGGTGGTGGAGAACTCGGAG TTCGAAGAGATCCACGAGGTGATCGCACGCTACAAGACGCTGGTAAGCATGCACCACGACCTCATGCAGTCGGCGCAGGAGGGCCAGGAGAAGATCGAGCGCGCCAAGGCACGGCTGGCACGCTACATGGAGGAGAAGGACGACGAGATCCTGCAGCACAACAATGAGTTGGCGCGCCTGCAGATGCGCTTCGACCGCGCCCGCAGCGATGTCATCGTCTGG GAATCTCGCTGGGCGCACATCCAGAACACTGCAGCCAAGAAGACCCTCTTGCTAGGCACCATTAAGATGGCAACGCTGAACCTCTTCCAGATCGTGAGCAAGCAGCTGAAGGAGTCGACCTACGTGTCCCTGGAGGACACTCATAAACAGCTGGACATG ATCCAGCAGTTTATCCAGGACCTGTCAGACATCTGGGCAGAGGTGAAGAAGAAGGAGCAACAGCAAATTCGGGTTTAA